One genomic window of Enoplosus armatus isolate fEnoArm2 chromosome 19, fEnoArm2.hap1, whole genome shotgun sequence includes the following:
- the LOC139302686 gene encoding LOW QUALITY PROTEIN: R-spondin-3-like (The sequence of the model RefSeq protein was modified relative to this genomic sequence to represent the inferred CDS: substituted 2 bases at 2 genomic stop codons) — MSCXRXRKMRIPSLIWILHFVNLTEGLDNTKILRYRRSSSVSRLCPAGCATCSAPNGCLSCKPRLFFHLELDGMRQRGTCLSSCPRGHYGMRSPHISTCTRCKEDCASCFSENFCTQCHPGYFLFWGKCGNSCPNGLTANTALRECTECSIGCEVCVGRNMCVRCRADLYFLHGQCHLTCPRGSEPDVQLMQCVPQVHCEAGEWTDWGACVRKRSMRAYRRGEETRTRQVLRSPSVYGDPCPHVSEIRKCVIKKRPKSPNRL, encoded by the exons ATGTCATGCTGAAGGTGAAGGAAAATGCGGATACCATCGTTAATTTGGATTCTTCACTTTGTGAATCTTACAGAAGGCCTAGATAATACCAAGATTCTGCGATACAGAC GTAGCTCCTCTGTGAGCAGACTCTGTCCGGCAGGTTGTGCGACATGCTCTGCCCCAAATGGCTGTCTATCCTGTAAACCCCGCCTCTTCTTCCACTTGGAGCTGGACGGGATGCGGCAGAGGGGCACCTGCCTATCCTCCTGCCCCCGGGGCCACTATGGCATGCGCTCACCGCACATCAGCACCTGCACCA GGTGCAAGGAGGACTGTGCTTCCTGTTTCAGTGAAAATTTCTGCACACAATGTCATCCGGGCTACTTCCTGTTCTGGGGCAAATGTGGAAACAGCTGTCCAAACGGGctgacagcaaacacagcactgCGAGAATGCACAG AGTGCTCTATAggctgtgaggtgtgtgtggggaggaACATGTGTGTGAGGTGCAGAGCAGACCTGTACTTTCTCCACGGCCAGTGCCATCTCACCTGCCCGAGGGGATCCGAACCCGATGTACAGCTCATGCAATGCGTCCCCCAAG TGCACTGTGAGGCTGGGGAGTGGACAGATTGGGGTGCATGCGTTCGGAAAAGGAGCATGCGGGCctacaggagaggagaggagacgcgCACCCGCCAAGTTCTGCGGTCGCCAAGTGTCTACGGGGACCCCTGTCCACATGTGTCAGAGATCAGGAAGTGTGTCATCAAAAAGAGACCAAAGAGTCCAAATAGGTTGTGA
- the mtcl3a gene encoding protein SOGA3a, whose protein sequence is MAAIDLERGLEHSGRGWGQERPELMDNFDSEMQEWEDQLQDIQRKIEELYNEVQARRGANDINTDNQKNGAELECGLGRHGNGLFVPGHHSKNHPGAITVPHHYSNGCNYSPNGYGYPVSHQNGYSYCNTNGVSEIGDLLQDYLGQGKQMSRKNNGARHVRFSDTIKVSPDIPAHQDVTRRSSGNERLGQERFLGSFEETENRKNQVSHMKSSARRESSPNKENTGAKPPLGQRDAPTVQPRSQLPITTAESPALDRKSFGAGVLGDRKCSSPSVLRKFGAMLQENEGKMLTESGVVTHQGLAPEPKCPTPGCQRRALGATAVASRAPMRVPTQKCQADSDVLTADIEPGQEWRLVSDSGRQNHKDHRGGYSSSKGSHASPQQSHKRSQVAGSPKIRPRANSGADRDGGLAQGERARKPATQHVEPKMDYRVSSASSGVQKIQRGGLVGQEMPGCGRVRDEGLIELLDMLEIQHEYSFSPRTGHTAYRQDPQQVNPELSPAKLNSNFSRPARPANQRPPSRWASRTPTARITAPSGPMYRPPSPLTRPPSPMTRTPSPSMKHRPLISYSLQTETVIM, encoded by the exons ATGGCAGCCATTGATCTGGAGCGTGGGCTGGAGCACAGTGGCCGGGGCTGGGGGCAAGAGAGGCCGGAGCTGATGGACAACTTCGACTCGGAGATGCAGGAGTGGGAGGACCAGCTGCAGGACATCCAGAGAAAAATCGAAGAG ttgTACAATGAAGTTCAGGCCCGCAGAGGAGCCAACGATATCAATACTGACAACCAGAAAAATGGCGCTGAGTTGGAGTGTGGCCTAGGGCGCCATGGCAATGGTCTTTTTGTGCCCGGCCATCACAGCAAGAATCACCCTGGAGCTATAACTGTGCCACATCACTATAGTAACGGCTGTAACTATAGCCCCAATGGCTACGGCTACCCTGTGAGTCATCAAAATGGCTACAGTTACTGCAACACCAATGGCGTTTCAGAGATCGGAGACTTATTGCAGGATTATTTGGGACAGGGGAAGCAAATGAGCCGGAAGAACAATGGAGCTCGCCATGTG CGCTTCAGTGACACAATCAAGGTGAGCCCGGACATCCCTGCACACCAGGATGTGACCAGAAGAAGTTCTGGAAATGAAAG GCTTGGCCAAGAGCGGTTTTTGGGCAGCTTTGaggagactgaaaacaggaagaacCAAGTGTCTCACATGAAGAGCTCCGCCCGCAGAGAGAGTTCCcccaacaaagaaaacacaggtgCCAAGCCACCTCTTGGACAACGAGATGCTCCTACTGTACAACCACGCTCACAGCTCCCAATTACAACAGCTGAATCTCCTGCTCTGGACAGAAAGTCCTTCGGTGCTGGCGTCCTGGGAGACAGGAAGTGCAGCAGCCCCTCTGTTCTCAGGAAGTTTGGAGCTATGCTTCAGGAAAACGAGGGCAAAATGCTCACTGAATCAGGGGTGGTGACCCATCAGGGTCTGGCCCCGGAGCCTAAGTGCCCCACCCCTGGCTGTCAGCGCAGAGCTCTTGGAGCCACTGCAGTCGCCAGCAGGGCGCCCATGCGCGTGCCTACCCAGAAATGCCAAGCAGATTCTGATGTGCTGACAGCAGACATAGAGCCTGGCCAAGAATGGCGGTTAGTATCAGACTCTGGTAGACAGAACCATAAGGATCACAGAGGAGGCTACAGCAGTTCTAAAGGATCCCATGCAAGTCCCCAGCAGTCCCACAAGAGATCACAGGTGGCGGGGAGCCCAAAGATTAGACCCAGGGCTAACAGTGgagcagacagagatggaggactgGCTCAAGGGGAGAGAGCAAGGAAGCCTGCAACCCAACATGTGGAGCCCAAAATGGACTACAGGGTCTCAAGTGCTTCTTCTGGAGTTCAGAAGATCCAGAGGGGAGGGTTAGTGGGACAAGAGATGCCAGGTTGTGGCCGAGTGAGGGATGAAGGACTTATTGAGCTGCTGGACATGCTGGAGATCCAACATGAGTACAGCTTCAGTCCCAGAACAGGACACACAGCTTACAGACAGGATCCACAGCAG GTAAACCCAGAGTTGTCCCCAGCCAAACTTAACAGCAACTTCTCTCGTCCTGCGCGTCCAGCCAACCAGCGACCTCCTTCCAGATGGGCCAGCCGCACCCCTACCGCCAGGATCACCGCCCCATCGGGCCCAATGTACCGTCCCCCGAGCCCCCTTACTCGCCCTCCGAGCCCTATGACCAGAACCCCAAGTCCCTCCATGAAGCACCGACCTCTCATTTCCTATTCTCTTCAGACTGAGACTGTCATTATGTGA
- the LOC139302180 gene encoding E3 ubiquitin-protein ligase rnf146-like — MFSMAGCGEVDCSVNALAPPRLIEEVGDNRTTDTSTSTTTLECAICLQSCIHPVRLPCCHVFCFLCVKGASWHSKRCALCRQEIPEDFLERPVLLSPEELKAAAAGVNQSVGTGGGSRGDNAWYYEGRNGWWQYDERTSRELEEAFAKGRKSTEMLIAGFLYVADLENMVQYRRNEHGRRRKIKRDVVDIPKKGVAGLRLDPEPAPIPASPVVTPAATERVSSADGSDTAGQSQSSSFGILASLPPVRPPTLLGRHPTSPLSPSPSTLEESFSQLLVSQPEGEEVDGDDELQTYEYASGSSESEEERERESGRAESMSQRRQQQRPLRESQPARMPPRGGPSSSALSLRSRSPDGQCTETEV; from the exons ATGTTCAG TATGGCAGGCTGTGGAGAAGTGGACTGTTCAGTGAATGCCCTGGCTCCCCCCAGGCTGATAGAGGAAGTAGGAGATAATCGTACAACAGACACTTCCacttccaccaccaccctgGAGTGTGCCATCTGCCTGCAGAGCTGCATCCACCCTGTACGCCTCCCATGCTGCCATGtcttctgtttcctgtgtgtaAAAGGTGCCTCCTGGCACAGCAAGCGCTGTGCTCTCTGCAGACAAGAAATCCCAGAGGACTTCCTGGAGCGGCctgttctcctctcccctgaagaactgaaagcagcagctgcaggggTGAACCAAAGTGTGGGGACAGGGGGCGGTTCCCGTGGAGACAATGCATGGTACTATGAGGGGCGCAACGGCTGGTGGCAGTATGATGAGAGGACCAGCCGTGAGCTGGAGGAGGCTTTCGCCAAGGGCAGGAAGAGCACAGAGATGCTGATTGCAGGGTTTCTTTATGTGGCCGACCTGGAGAACATGGTGCAATATCGCCGAAATGAGCATGGCCGCAGACGCAAGATAAAGCGGGACGTTGTAGATATCCCCAAGAAGGGAGTTGCGGGACTGAGGTTAGACCCTGAACCTGCCCCCATTCCTGCTTCACCAGTTGTCACTCCTGCTGCAACAGAACGTGTCAGCTCAGCTGACGGATCGGACACTGCAGGCCAATCACAGTCTTCATCCTTTGGGATTTTGGCATCTCTTCCCCCTGTTAGACCTCCAACACTCCTGGGGCGCCATCCTACCAGTCCCCTTTCTCCCTCACCCTCAACCCTGGAAGAGTCTTTCTCCCAGCTCCTAGTCAGCCAGCCAGAGGGTGAAGAAGTGGATGGAGATGATGAGCTACAGACCTATGAGTATGCATCCGGTAGCAGTGAGagtgaggaggaaagggagCGTGAGAGTGGGAGAGCAGAGTCTATGTCACAGAGAAGACAACAGCAAAGACCGCTAAGAGAGAGCCAGCCAGCCAGAATGCCTCCAAGGGGCGGGCCCTCCAGCTCTGCACTCAGTCTCCGCTCACGTAGTCCTGATGGACAGTGCACTGAGACAGAAGTGTGA